The DNA window TTACTGCTGGAAACGTCTTAATCGATGGAATCGGCATTGGCGACGTAGGAAACATCGTTCTACGTGATCGTAAATTATTGTCGCAAGATGGTATTTTTATCGTCGTGGTTACGTTAAACCGCAAAGAAAAGAAAATTGCATCGGGTCCGGAAATGATTTCACGCGGCTTTGTCTATGTTCGTGAATCAGAGGAATTGATGGAAGAATCGACAAGACTTGTTCGAAAAGTCGTTGAAAAATACGTTACGAGAGACGCATTCGAGTGGAACAATATTAAACAAGAAATTCGTGATACATTGAATTCTTACTTGTTCCAACAAACAAAACGTCGTCCAATGATTATCCCAATTATTATGGAATACTAAGAAAAAAGTAGAAGGATTTCCATACCGATTTAATCGGCGGAAATCCTTTTTCGATTATGAAAGAAATGAGGGATTGCAATGAACAGGGCTCGTGCAACGACGAAAGCGAAATCCAAAGCGAGAGCAAAAGTAAAACCTAAAACAAAGTCTAAAAATAGAAAGAGACAGCCCATGCCAATGATTGCTTATGAAGTGATTGGCTTAGTATTAGTAGGGGTTGCGATATTGATGACATTCCAGCTCGGGGTTATTGGCAAAATGTTTTACAATATGGCCGAGTTTTTAGTGGGCTATATGGCCTTTCTACTACCGTTAGTGCTTATCTATCTGGCGATTTATGTGATGGTCAAGCGGAAATGGCCAAAGCCAAGAATGAAAGTGGCATTTGGTTCTGCATTTGTCTTAATTGGTATTTTGCTAATCTGTCATTTAATCTGGGCAGCTGGCACTATTTTGCCGATTACTTCATCAAATGTCATCGATGAAACAATTCGTACAACAAAAATGACGGGCACTATTTGGAATAGTTATTTGGCAACTGGAGGTGGCCTCATTGGTGCGCTGTTGTACGCACTCTTGCATGTGTTAGTTGATACAGCTGGCACATGGATTGTCGCAATTATTTTACTGTCGATCGGGGCGATTATTTTAACGGGAAAAGCAGCCGCACCGTTTATTGCAGAAAAAATACCGAGTGCGCGTCCGGCTATCGATGCGTTAATGAATCGTTTCCAACAGGCCAAACCCAAAAAAGTACGCACTCCGCGTAAAAAGTCGGAGCCTGAACAAGTAGTAGAAATCAATGAATCATTGGCTTATGAAGAAGAGGATGAACAAGAAGATCTTCTATACCGACCAAAACAACAAGAGCCGATTATTTCAGCCTTTACCGAAAATGTGAAACCGAGACAGACCGAGGCACCACAACAGCCTGCTAAGGAAATGAAAACAGAAGACGTTCAGTTACTATCGACGGCAGAAGAACTAGAAAATGAAGAATATCAGCTGCCGCCTCTTAGCTTGTTGACCCTGCCGCCGCATCACGACCAAAGCGGAGAATATTCAGGCATACAAAAAAATGCTAAAAAACTCGAAAAAACGTTCCAAAGTTTTGGTGTGCGGGCAAAAGTGACACAAGTGCATTTAGGACCAGCAGTGACAAAATATGAGGTGTTGCCGGATACCGGTGTGAAAGTAAGTAAAATAGTTAGTTTGCATGATGATTTGGCGTTAGCTTTAGCTGCACGTGATATTCGAATTGAAGCACCCATTCCAGGTAAATCAGCAATCGGTATCGAAGTGCCAAACTCGGAAGTTTCAATAGTTAGCTTGCGTGAAGTATTAGAATCAGAAGAGAACAACAAGCCGGATGCCAAACTATTATTCGCTTTAGGCAGAGATGTGACAGGACAAGCGGTGATGACCGAATTAAATAAAATGCCACATCTACTAGTTGCTGGTTCGACGGGTAGCGGGAAATCGGTGTGCATTAACGGCATTATCACAAGTATTATTATGCGCGCTAAGCCCCATGAAGTGAAAATGATGATGATCGATCCGAAAATGGTCGAATTGAACGTTTATAATGGGATTCCGCATCTGTTAGCGCCTGTGGTAACGGATCCACGAAAAGCAGCACAAGCGTTAAAGAAAATCGTCTCGGAAATGGAAAGAAGATATGAACTCTTTTCACATACAGGGACACGTAATATTGAAGGCTATAACGAATATGTTCGTGTTTTCAATGAGGAAAATGAAGACAAGCATCCGAAATTACCCTTTATTGTAGTCATCGTCGACGAATTAGCGGATTTGATGATGGTTGCTTCAAATGAAGTAGAAGATGCGATTACACGTCTAGCACAGATGGCGCGCGCTGCTGGGATTCACTTAATCATAGCGACACAGCGTCCAAGTGTTAACGTCATTACAGGCGTTATTAAGGCGAATATTCCGTCGCGTATTGCTTTTGCGGTGTCCTCATCTATTGATTCGCGAACAATTCTCGATATGGGTGGAGCTGAGAAATTACTTGGACGTGGAGATATGCTCTTTCTTGGAGCGGGTCAATCAAAACCTGTGCGCGTTCAAGGGGCATTTTTATCGGATTCAGAAGTTGAAAAAATTGTTGACTTTGTTATTGAACAGCAAAAGGCCCAATACCAAGAAGATATGATTCCGAGTGAAATCGATGAAACGAAAATAGATGAAGAAACAGATGAAATTTATGATGATGCCGTGCAACTCGTTACAGAAATGCAGACAGCATCCGTGTCAATGTTGCAGCGCCGCTTCCGTGTCGGCTATTCTCGAGCCGCTAGAATTATAGACCAAATGGAGCAGCGTGGTGTGGTTGGACCTTATGAAGGTAGTAAGCCACGGACTGTATTAGTTCCAAAGCAGGAAGAATATTGAAGTATTCGAAGGTTTTTGTGATAAAATGATCACTATTTAAGATGGCTGTGATGCGAAAATTCGCTGAATTCGACAAATTGCTATTTATTTCGTATCTAATAAGTGGTATAGTAATTTTGATTAGTAGGAATGTTTTACATCAGATGTCTGATCTCTATCATAGGTGGTGAATCGGATGACCATTAAATCAGATCATCGTGCATTGTATCTTCAAGTGATTGATCGAATGAAGCAGGATATTGCTGCAGGCGTCTACAAAGAAAAAGAGAAGTTGCCGTCGGAATTTGAATTGTCAAAAACACTTGGAGTCAGCCGTGCGACTTTGCGAGAAGCGCTACGGTTGTTGGAAGAAGATAATATTATCATCAGACGCCACGGAGTTGGAACATTTGTCAATTCAAAACCCCTATTTTCTTCAGGGATTGAACAATTGACAAGTGTTTCCGATATGATCCGTCAGGCAGGAATGGAACCCGGCGCAATCTACTTGAGCACGTCGGAGAACCTTTCTTCTGAAGAAGATATGAAGCGCTTTCACTGCACCGCCGACGATACTGTTATTACGATTGAACGCGTTCGTACGGCAAATGGAGATCCAGTCGTCTATTGCATAGACAAGGTTCCTGCTGCGTATTTGCCTACAGATTTTTTAGGACGTACTGAAAGTTCCATTTTTAAGGCGATTGAAGAAACAGGGGACATTCATATTTCCTATGCGGTAACGTTTATCGATCCGACTGGTTATCATGAAGAGGCTTCGCCAATTTTAGAATGTGAACCGGAAACAGCATTACTTGTTTTAAAACAGCTCCACTACGATGAGGACGATCGATTGGTGCTTTATTCAAAGAATTACTTTAGAGCTGATAAATTCAGTTTCCATGTAGTTCGAAAACGTGTGTAAAACAGCAAATTCCTGCTAATATCAAAAAAACCTTGGGGGTTATTACATTGACGAAACGTAAATTTGGTTTAGGTTTATCATTAATGCTAGCTGCTGGTACAATGCTAGCTGCTTGCGGAAGCGACGAAGACACAACAGCTGACAAGACTGATGAAGGAAAAGGCGGAGAAGAAACAGCTGATTTCTCAGTAGCGATGGTTACAGATGTTGGTGGAGTAGATGATAAATCCTTTAACCAATCTGCTTGGGAAGGGCTACAACAATTTGGCGAAGAAAATGGTCTTAAAAAAGGCGATGGCGGTTTTGACTATCTTCAATCTGCATCTGATGCAGATTACAACACCAACTTGAACAACTTAATCCGTCGTGATTTTGACGTCGTGTACGGTATTGGTTTCCTAATGGAAGGTGCTGTAAAAGAAATTGCTGAACAGCAGCCAGAAGCTCAAATTGCAATCGTTGATGCAGTAGTAGACGCTCCAAACGTTGCAAGTGTCTTGTTTAAAGAACAAGAAGGCGCATTCCTTGCGGGTGTAGCAGCAGCTCTAATGTCAGAAACGAAAAAAATCGGTTTTGTCGGTGGAATGGAAATTCCAGTAATCGAGCGTTTTGAAGCAGGATTCCTTGAAGGCGTTGCAGCAGTAGACGATTCAATTAAAGTCGATGTTCAATACACAGGAGCTTTTGATAAAGCGGAATTAGGTAAAACAACTGCTAACCGTATGTACTCTGCTGGTGCAGATATCATTTTCCACGCAGCTGGCGGTACAGGAAATGGCGTATTCACTGAAGCAAAAGAACGTAAAGAAGCAAATCCTGATGACAATATTTGGGTTATTGGCGTAGATGCTGACCAATACGATGAAGGTCAAACTGGTGACGCTAACGTTACTTTAACTTCGGTATTAAAACGTGTGGATACAGCCGTTATCAACATTTCTGAACAAGCGATGGCAGGCGAATTCCCAGGTGGCGAAACAGTTACTTATGGTTTAGCTGATGAAGGTGTAGGTCTTGCTGATTCACGTGGAGCAATCCCTGAAGATGTAATGAAGAAAATTGAAGAATTCCAAAAACAAGTAATCGATGGTGACATTGAAGTTCCAGAAACAGTAAAGTAATAGCTATTTTGTAGCACGGTCATCATAAAGACCGGTTTGACCGGTCTTTATGATTTTTTTTGTCTACAAGCTAGAAATTAATAGATGAAAGGCTTTTTGCAACAGAAGCCTTTCATGTATTAATTAATTAATGAATTTAAAAGAAGTCAGCGATTTTGAGGGAGTGACAACAGTGGAATATGTAATCGAAATGCTGAATATCCGTAAAGAGTTCGGTACATTTGTCGCCAATGACAACATTACGCTGCAACTGGAAAAGGGAGAAATTCATGCATTATTAGGAGAAAATGGTGCGGGTAAATCGACTTTGATGAACGTCTTATTCGGTCTGTATCAGCCAGAAGGTGGAGAAATTCGGGTTCATGGTAAAAAAGTCGATATTTCTAATCCGAATATAGCTAACGATCTCGGAATTGGCATGGTCCACCAGCATTTTATGCTAGTCGAAAATTTTTCTGTTACCGAAAACATTATTTTGGGAAGCGAACCAACTAAATACGGAATTACCAATAAAAAAGACGCCGCTAAAAAAGTTCAAGCCTTATCAGAGCAATACAGTTTGAATGTAGATCCAAACGCTATCATTGAAGACATATCGGTGGGAATGCAGCAACGTGTAGAAATACTGAAAACGCTTTATCGTGGAGCCGAGATTTTGATTTTTGATGAGCCAACAGCTTCATTAACACCTCAGGAAATTCTTGAATTGATTCAAATTATGAAACGATTAGTAGCTGAGGGCAAGTCGATTATTTTGATTACGCATAAACTAAAAGAAATTATGGATGTTTCTGATCGCGTAACAGTTATTCGAAAAGGTAAGGGAATTGGCACAGTTACTACATCAGAAACCAATCCGAACGACCTTGCCTCATTAATGGTCGGTCGCGCAGTGGAATTTACCACGGTAAAAGGAGAAGCTTTCCCGGGTGAAGAAATTTTGGATATTAAAAATTTAGTTGTTCAAGATTACCGCGGAATTGATAAAGTTAAAAGTTTGAATCTGAACGTTCGCAAAGGTGAAATTATGGGGATTGCCGGAATTGATGGCAACGGACAATCTGAACTGATCGAGGCAATTACGGGTCTTCGTAAAGTGAAAAGTGGGACCATTTCTCTCAATGGCAAAGATGTTACCAATATGAAACCGCGAAAAGTAACAGAATCGGGCGTTGGACATATTCCTCAAGATCGCCATAAGCACGGACTCATATTGGATTTTCCGATAGGGCATAATATTTCACTTCAAACCTATTATAAAAAACCTATTTCCAAGTCGGGCATTATTGACTACGACAAGATTAATGAAAAAGCCTTGCAAATTATAAAAGATTTTGATGTCCGCACTCAAGGGCCGTCGGAATTGGCAAGATCCTTATCCGGAGGAAATCAACAAAAAGCTATTATTGGCCGAGAAGTTGATCGTGACCCTGATTTACTGATTGCGGCATTACCGACCAGGGGATTGGACGTAGGTGCAATTGAATTTATTCATAGTCGGTTGATTGAACAACGTGATAACGGTAAGGCAGTTTTGTTGATTTCGTTCGAGTTGGATGAAGTGATGAACGTTTCAGATCGTATTGCGGTTATTCACGACGGTGAAATCGTGGATATTGTAATACCAGAAAGTACTACTGAGCAAGAACTAGGCTTGTTAATGGCGGGTCATACAGTCGATAAAAAGCAACAGGATTTGACGAAGAAAGGTGAGAATCAGCATGTCGAATAGAGCGACGAATATTCTGGTCCCCGTCATTTCCGTTATTTTAGGCCTCTTGGTCGGAGCGGTGATTATGCTAGTAAGTGGTTACGATCCACTTGAAGGCTATGCTGCTCTGTGGAACGGGATTTTTGGAGACTTGTATACAATAGGTGAAACGGTTCGACAAATCACTCCTTATCTACTAGCAGGTCTTGCGGTAGCATTTGCGTTTCGTTCAGGGCTTTTTAATATTGGTGTTGAAGGACAATTGATTGTTGGCTGGTTTGCAGCAGCATATGTAGGCGTAGCAGTAGAATTGCCAAAAATTATTCATTTGCCTCTAGCCATTTTAGCTGCAGCGGTAGCTGGCGCATTATGGGGATTTGTACCGGGACTGTTAAAAGCAAAATTTCATGTTCATGAAGTAATCGTCACAATTATGATGAACTATATTGCTTTACACGTATCCAATGCATTAATTCGTACAGTTTCTGATGGTGGTGACCGTACGGAAAATATTTTTGCAAGTGCTTCTTTACGTTCTGATTTTTTAGAAGAACTGACGGATTTCTCTCGTTTACATTACGGAATCATTATTGCCTTGGCGATGGTGGGTGTTATGTGGTTTATTTTAGAAAAAACTACACTGGGCTTTGAACTAAAAGCAGTTGGTTTTAACCAAAACGCTTCTCAATATGCAGGGATGAATGTCAATAAAAACATCATTTTGGCTATGGTTATTTCCGGTGCGTTTGCTGGACTTGCAGGTGCAATGGAAGCCCTTGGAACATTTGAGTATGTGTCATCAAAAGGTGGCTTTACCGGCATCGGTTTTGACGGGATTGCAGTAGCGTTACTTGGATTGAATACGCCACTGGGTGTGGTATTTGGTGCTACGTTGTTTGGCTCGCTAAAATACGGAGCGTTAAATATGCCAAATGCGGCCGGTATTCCAATTGAAATTGTTGAAATTGTTATTGCAGTGATTATCTTCTTTGTAGCATCTGGTTACATTATTCGTTTGCTGTTGCTCCGTGCAGCAGCTAAGAAGAAGGAGGCGAAGTAATATGAGTTTCCTTGACGTTCTATATTTCATCGTTCCTTCAGCGATTTTCTATGCTGCGCCACTTATTTTAGTGGCGATTGGCGGCGTCTTTTCGGAAAAATCAGGGGTTGTGAACATCGGTCTCGAAGGATTGATGGTCATCGGCGCTTTTGTCGGAATCTTATTTAACTTATTGTTCGCGGATACATTTGGCGGAGCGACACCGTGGCTTGCGTTGGTCGCGGCAATGCTAGCGGCATTACTCTTGTCACTCTTGCACGCGGTTGCATCAATTTCGTTCCGCGCGGACCAAGTAGTCTCTGGGGTTGCTATTAACTTGTTAGCAGCAGCATTGTCAATTTACTTAGTGAAAAGTATTTTTGGAAAAGGACAAACCGATTTCATCACAGAACGTTTTTCACGATATAACGTACCGTTTTTATCAGATATTCCAGTTATTGGACCTTTATTCTTTAAATCGGTATACAATACCTCATTCTTTGCGATTGCGGTAGCGTTTGTGGCATGGTTTGTCATTTACAAAACACCTTTTGGCTTGCGCCTTCGCGCAGTTGGGGAACATCCGATGGCCGCAGATACCATGGGGATCAACGTTACAAGAATGCGTTATGTGGCCGTTATGATTTCTGGAGCTTTAGCAGGTGTCGGTGGTGCCATTTATTCGCAAACCATTACAAATGATTTTGGACATGCAACGATTAACGGACAAGGATTTATGGCGTTAGCTGCGATGATTTTTGGGAAATGGCATCCACTTGGGGCTATGGGAGCTGCTTTGTTCTTTGGGTTTGCTCAATCATTAAGTATTGTCGGTTCGCGCATTCCGTATATTTCAGAAATTCCAAACGTCTTCTTGTTAATCTTGCCGTATGTCTTAACAATTATCGCGTTAGCTGGCTTTATTGGCCGTGCCAATGCACCGTTAGCCAATGGTAAACCTTACATTAAAGGACAACGATAAGACTTTCAAAAGAGCCGTCAGTTGCGACGGCTCTTTTTTTATGCACATAAATACGGTTAGTATTTAGTACCTGCGCTTTTCTTTATTTGCAATTAACGGAAAAAGTTCGGTATAGTTAAGATATGAACGACGAGAGGGGATTCTACATGTTTGAAACCATTAATATCGCTAAAGGCGTGAATGTACACGTTAATGAAACGACACAGTTTAAAACGATAAATTTTTCAATCAAATTTAAAGATAAACTGACGGAGGAAAAAGCGTCTGCCCGCTCGATTTTGGCAAATGTTTTGCAGCATAGTAACGAGGTTTATCCTTCGCACACTGCACTTCGTATGGTATTGGATGATCTTTATGGAACTTCTCTTTACATAGATTCCTCAAAACGAGGCAACGAACATGTAGTAACCTTGAATGTTGAAACGGTTAATGATCAATACCTTTCTGAAAAAGGTGTACTTGAGAAAGTACTGAACTTGATGTACATCGTTCTATTCAAACCTAATGTTGAAAATGATTTATTTAAAGAGTCTATTTTTATACGGGAAAAACATTCGATTGTTCAACGCATTGAATCGGTGTTTGATGACAAGACACGCTATGCACAGCAGCGCATGATGGAGCTCGCTTTGCCGAACCACCCTGCTTCGATTACATCAAACGGCACGATTCAAGCAGTAGAAGCTGTTACGAATGAGCAATTAGTTGCTGAATACCAAGAAATGCTCACTCAAAATGAAATTGAAATTTATGCAGTAGGCGATGTAAAGCCGGCAATGATCGCGTCATACATCCGTGAATTTTTCCATTTTAAAGATCGCGAAAAAGCAATTGCTGTGGCTCCAATGGAATTGGTTAAGCCTGAGCAGTCACGTGTCCTTGAACACGAAGACATGAAGCAAGGCAAACTGCATATGGCATTCTTTACACCCATTACATTCCGTCACGAAAAATTCCCGGTTATGCAATTGATGAATGGTGTTTTTGGTGGCTATGCGCACTCAAAACTATTTGTAAATATTCGTGAAAAAGAAAGTATGGCGTATTACGTATCCAGTTCTTTTGCTTCACAATTTGGGTTGATGTTCGTTTTAGCAGGCATTGATTCCAAATTAGAAGAAAAAGCTGTGAACTTGGTTTTGGAACAATTAGAAGAAGTCAAAAAAGGCAATATTTCAGATGTTGAACTTGATCAGACAAAAGCGCTGCTCATCAATCAATTAAAAGAAGCACTAGATTCTGCACGTGGACAAATTGAAATATACGATCAGTACATGGAATTGACAGAGTCTTTCGAACCTGAATACATGATTAATAAATGGAAAAACGTAACGAAAGAAGATATTGCAGAAGTCGCTGAGGAATTGTCTTTAGAAATGACTTACTTCCTATCTGGTAAGGAGGATGACACAAATGCATAAAGTTGAATTTGATCAACTAGGTGAAACACTTTTTCATGAAACGCTCGATAACGGTTTAACCGTTTATATTTTGCCGAAAAAAGGATTTTCGAAAACGTTTGCTACATTCACTACAAAATACGGTTCAATTGATAATCATTTTATACCTCAAGGTGAGACGGAA is part of the Planococcus kocurii genome and encodes:
- a CDS encoding FtsK/SpoIIIE family DNA translocase; its protein translation is MNRARATTKAKSKARAKVKPKTKSKNRKRQPMPMIAYEVIGLVLVGVAILMTFQLGVIGKMFYNMAEFLVGYMAFLLPLVLIYLAIYVMVKRKWPKPRMKVAFGSAFVLIGILLICHLIWAAGTILPITSSNVIDETIRTTKMTGTIWNSYLATGGGLIGALLYALLHVLVDTAGTWIVAIILLSIGAIILTGKAAAPFIAEKIPSARPAIDALMNRFQQAKPKKVRTPRKKSEPEQVVEINESLAYEEEDEQEDLLYRPKQQEPIISAFTENVKPRQTEAPQQPAKEMKTEDVQLLSTAEELENEEYQLPPLSLLTLPPHHDQSGEYSGIQKNAKKLEKTFQSFGVRAKVTQVHLGPAVTKYEVLPDTGVKVSKIVSLHDDLALALAARDIRIEAPIPGKSAIGIEVPNSEVSIVSLREVLESEENNKPDAKLLFALGRDVTGQAVMTELNKMPHLLVAGSTGSGKSVCINGIITSIIMRAKPHEVKMMMIDPKMVELNVYNGIPHLLAPVVTDPRKAAQALKKIVSEMERRYELFSHTGTRNIEGYNEYVRVFNEENEDKHPKLPFIVVIVDELADLMMVASNEVEDAITRLAQMARAAGIHLIIATQRPSVNVITGVIKANIPSRIAFAVSSSIDSRTILDMGGAEKLLGRGDMLFLGAGQSKPVRVQGAFLSDSEVEKIVDFVIEQQKAQYQEDMIPSEIDETKIDEETDEIYDDAVQLVTEMQTASVSMLQRRFRVGYSRAARIIDQMEQRGVVGPYEGSKPRTVLVPKQEEY
- a CDS encoding GntR family transcriptional regulator, with translation MTIKSDHRALYLQVIDRMKQDIAAGVYKEKEKLPSEFELSKTLGVSRATLREALRLLEEDNIIIRRHGVGTFVNSKPLFSSGIEQLTSVSDMIRQAGMEPGAIYLSTSENLSSEEDMKRFHCTADDTVITIERVRTANGDPVVYCIDKVPAAYLPTDFLGRTESSIFKAIEETGDIHISYAVTFIDPTGYHEEASPILECEPETALLVLKQLHYDEDDRLVLYSKNYFRADKFSFHVVRKRV
- a CDS encoding BMP family lipoprotein, with the protein product MTKRKFGLGLSLMLAAGTMLAACGSDEDTTADKTDEGKGGEETADFSVAMVTDVGGVDDKSFNQSAWEGLQQFGEENGLKKGDGGFDYLQSASDADYNTNLNNLIRRDFDVVYGIGFLMEGAVKEIAEQQPEAQIAIVDAVVDAPNVASVLFKEQEGAFLAGVAAALMSETKKIGFVGGMEIPVIERFEAGFLEGVAAVDDSIKVDVQYTGAFDKAELGKTTANRMYSAGADIIFHAAGGTGNGVFTEAKERKEANPDDNIWVIGVDADQYDEGQTGDANVTLTSVLKRVDTAVINISEQAMAGEFPGGETVTYGLADEGVGLADSRGAIPEDVMKKIEEFQKQVIDGDIEVPETVK
- a CDS encoding ABC transporter ATP-binding protein → MEYVIEMLNIRKEFGTFVANDNITLQLEKGEIHALLGENGAGKSTLMNVLFGLYQPEGGEIRVHGKKVDISNPNIANDLGIGMVHQHFMLVENFSVTENIILGSEPTKYGITNKKDAAKKVQALSEQYSLNVDPNAIIEDISVGMQQRVEILKTLYRGAEILIFDEPTASLTPQEILELIQIMKRLVAEGKSIILITHKLKEIMDVSDRVTVIRKGKGIGTVTTSETNPNDLASLMVGRAVEFTTVKGEAFPGEEILDIKNLVVQDYRGIDKVKSLNLNVRKGEIMGIAGIDGNGQSELIEAITGLRKVKSGTISLNGKDVTNMKPRKVTESGVGHIPQDRHKHGLILDFPIGHNISLQTYYKKPISKSGIIDYDKINEKALQIIKDFDVRTQGPSELARSLSGGNQQKAIIGREVDRDPDLLIAALPTRGLDVGAIEFIHSRLIEQRDNGKAVLLISFELDEVMNVSDRIAVIHDGEIVDIVIPESTTEQELGLLMAGHTVDKKQQDLTKKGENQHVE
- a CDS encoding ABC transporter permease gives rise to the protein MSNRATNILVPVISVILGLLVGAVIMLVSGYDPLEGYAALWNGIFGDLYTIGETVRQITPYLLAGLAVAFAFRSGLFNIGVEGQLIVGWFAAAYVGVAVELPKIIHLPLAILAAAVAGALWGFVPGLLKAKFHVHEVIVTIMMNYIALHVSNALIRTVSDGGDRTENIFASASLRSDFLEELTDFSRLHYGIIIALAMVGVMWFILEKTTLGFELKAVGFNQNASQYAGMNVNKNIILAMVISGAFAGLAGAMEALGTFEYVSSKGGFTGIGFDGIAVALLGLNTPLGVVFGATLFGSLKYGALNMPNAAGIPIEIVEIVIAVIIFFVASGYIIRLLLLRAAAKKKEAK
- a CDS encoding ABC transporter permease: MSFLDVLYFIVPSAIFYAAPLILVAIGGVFSEKSGVVNIGLEGLMVIGAFVGILFNLLFADTFGGATPWLALVAAMLAALLLSLLHAVASISFRADQVVSGVAINLLAAALSIYLVKSIFGKGQTDFITERFSRYNVPFLSDIPVIGPLFFKSVYNTSFFAIAVAFVAWFVIYKTPFGLRLRAVGEHPMAADTMGINVTRMRYVAVMISGALAGVGGAIYSQTITNDFGHATINGQGFMALAAMIFGKWHPLGAMGAALFFGFAQSLSIVGSRIPYISEIPNVFLLILPYVLTIIALAGFIGRANAPLANGKPYIKGQR
- the yfmF gene encoding EF-P 5-aminopentanol modification-associated protein YfmF, translating into MFETINIAKGVNVHVNETTQFKTINFSIKFKDKLTEEKASARSILANVLQHSNEVYPSHTALRMVLDDLYGTSLYIDSSKRGNEHVVTLNVETVNDQYLSEKGVLEKVLNLMYIVLFKPNVENDLFKESIFIREKHSIVQRIESVFDDKTRYAQQRMMELALPNHPASITSNGTIQAVEAVTNEQLVAEYQEMLTQNEIEIYAVGDVKPAMIASYIREFFHFKDREKAIAVAPMELVKPEQSRVLEHEDMKQGKLHMAFFTPITFRHEKFPVMQLMNGVFGGYAHSKLFVNIREKESMAYYVSSSFASQFGLMFVLAGIDSKLEEKAVNLVLEQLEEVKKGNISDVELDQTKALLINQLKEALDSARGQIEIYDQYMELTESFEPEYMINKWKNVTKEDIAEVAEELSLEMTYFLSGKEDDTNA